ACAAAAAACACCCTCTGCATCAGAGGAAACAAAATTATAAAGAGGAGAAGACAACCCTCTCTGCCACAGAAAGTGAATTTTGTGCTTCTAGCATTAGTGGCCACCTATTTGGTCGCTTTGTTAATTAATTTGTATTATATAAAGCTAGTGACTCTGTATAACTGGCAATCTGGTTGGACTTTTCTTTACCAGAAAGGAAACTCTTACTTCACTAACTTATAGTTGTAATACAAAAAACACCCTCTGCATCAGAGGAAACAAAATTATAAAGAGGAGAAGACAACCCTCTCTGCCACAGAAAGTGAATTTTGTGCTTCTAGCATTAGTGGCCACCTATTTGGTCGCTTTGTTGGCCTCATGAATAACGTGAGCAAAATGGATGTTGTCAAACATCTTTacaagctcaaaaatgtctttataCACATTAGTTTGGTGCCAGCAGATTTGTAATCCCTTGAGCTACTGCCACTAGGTTGCCCTCTTTTGCAGCAGTAACCTAGTCTACATCATTAATGACTTGAACAAACCTACCACCTGCAAGAAGACAATTCCCATCAGAGTTTATTAAAAATCCAGCTCCACCATTGGGCTCAGAGAATCTGGTTGATGGACCAAACATGCATCTCCAAAATGATTGAGACGATCCATCAGGCTTTTAGAAATGAAGTTTATACTTGCAAGTCTTGGCCTACACAAGCTGCAGCATAGTTTCTCTGCCTGTTAGTCATATTCTCTTCGCTGGATCCCAGTTGTATGGTCAAAGAAGCTATTCAAACTATCAGGATCATTACTGGCACATTGAAGATTTATGTTTCACAACCTTATGTACCGGCTTTACATTCGAACTTGCACCTCTCTTGAATTTATGCAATGCCGTCATGAGTTGCTATGCAAGGTCATCTAGTGTATGTTTTATTTTAGTTGTTAGGATGAAGTTGTCTTCTAAGCTCTTGAAGTTGTGAAGAGTAGTCTGCCATATAAAGTTTTTATTTTGTGGCATTCTTTGTTGGGTGTGGATTTATTTACATTTAGATCGTTTATGAAATGACGGAACTTAATAGATAATATATTGGAAAATAACCTCAGGCCATAAGTCAATCCAATATTTTTTATGGAAAGACATTTTACTTCGTGAATGTTCAGGTATACATGATGAGGTTTGCAAGACTCGGAAGATGGTTAAGATTAGTTAGGATTATGATACTAGAATAGGACTGGATTGATTGGATAATGTCCTCTGACATAATTTTTAGAACTGACAGGCGAATGACTGGAAAAGGTCTCGGATCAATCTATGGTTGACCACATTAAATGGATCCTGCCAATGTTGACAAGAATGGACCAAGATGCACTCAGCCGCTACCTGGTGTTATTGTAACTCAGTTGGAATTGGAGGAAACCAATCAAATTTTAATTGGGACCTATCAGACTGCTCTTGGATTAGTCACGGAGCCATCTAGACTGGCTGGAATTAGTTAGTTGGCCCAAGTTCTGATAGAAGATTGATAAACCCCTGATTTTTGGAGTGTCTCAATGCCAGCTAAGACTCAACTTGACGAAGAATTATTCCAATTCCAATAACCATGGTTGTGgcatatgataaatatttttagttaCTTTATGTTTGTCCCTTCATGCCTTCCATTTTACTTTTCATTGGCTTTTAATTTTCTAGCAATAAAACTTGTGGCTTTTCTGctgtgttttttatttttttcttttccgttGCTATACAAATAGTAACCTGTTTATTTTATAAATCGGTAGTTCTAGTTTCCGCTGTTTCTAATTTGTTTGCTGACTTGGGATACTAAATGTCTCgtatctatatcataatctggTAGTTCTTACTTCTGGTGTTTGTAACTGGTTTTGCTCAAATTCATACACTATCCACATACAATTTCATTAATATTGTGTTCTTACCTTAATTTGTATGGTTGGATTGCTTCATTTCGACTTAGGTGACCAGGGTTTTATTTATGAAAACAGTCTTTTCAATCTCCACATTGGTGGGAGCCTTATGCACTAGGTTTTTCCCTTTTGGTTGATATGCAAAGACTACATGCATGATCTTTCAATCAGTAATGGGTACTTCTTGCCTTAAAATGTTGCCAACGTTCTCCCTTTGTTTGTATACCCTGAGAAATTTAATTCTTCTTGGTAGTCTTTGGAACCATAGATAAGGGTTTGGGAAACCCAATAATGCAAATTGAATGTAATAGACTTTTAAGTTATAGATTCCTTAAGTTGGATGTGCAAACTGTTAGGCTTGTCTAGAACTTGTGTCTAACAGCTTataaacaaataattttttttatagtatGTGGTGTgttttaatagaaattatattAAAACATAATGTTATGATGGTTATATGGTGTATGGTAGAAGGATTGTAGGTAATTTTATCTGGCAAATGTAGGAAAGCTGATCTACAGTAACTTTCTACAAAATTTTATATTGCTGTTACCTGTATGGCATGAAGTTTTGGCTAGGAACCTTTGATATACACCCCCCAACCCCGGCCCGCTCATGAGTGTCTTAATTTCATATTTGTTAATATTTCATTGAGGTTTGTGTGGTTTTGTTAATTTGAAATTAGCTTACATGCTGATATTATTGGACTGTATGAGGTGACATTATTGGTCATCTAGCTTGATGTTTTAGTTTATTTTGGTGAATGCAACTGACACTAAATGATTTCTACTTTAAATTCACCAAATTGGTGATATCTGAAGAGGAGCCaacctcaaatagttgggacctTTTAACACTATGCTGTGGGTGATAGATTTGGAGGATTTGATTTGTTGTGTTATTTACTTAAGTTTTATGCTTTCTTTTTTATGGTCAATGCAGATGTGGCTCCTGAATCATGAACCACGTGTGGTGGTTTCGACCATGCTTCCCTGATTCACCTAGATAAGCTCCTCCACAGCTGCATCTTTGGCTGCACCGATGATTGGAAAAGAACCAAAGTTCCTGGAGTTCTACCGGTTCGTTATTGGGGGTGGCTATCAACCACCTGCCTTTTACGATGTACAGGTTCAGGGCTCCCGTAGGGTAGGTTGATACAGTAGGTATATATTGAATGAGTGACATGAGCTCAAGCTGGTATAACGTGTGTATTTGTAGGAGTCTAATGTTAGGGGGTTGGAGTGTATTTAAATATGATGTTGGTGAAATTGATGGGGCTAAATAGGTTTCATGATTTGATTGAATGAGTTGTTGAATAGTAATATGGTATGGTGAAGAAGCGTGTGTGACGACTTGGAAATTAAATTATTGCTTGGATTGTTCTGTGCTGCCTGCAGATGTGAGTTTAGCTATGGATTGTACAGATTTATTGGGGATGGAGTACACAGATGCATGGAAAAATGAACGAATGGATTGAGGCCTACTTGCATATTCCCATACGGCTGCTGCTGCATTTGTTCTCCTCCTTCCATCCCCTCTCACGAGGTAATCGTACGAGATAAATAAAAAAGGGACATTCTGCAGTCTAGATGAGGATCCTTATTATTTATTTACCGTATCATCAACTTTGATCGGCAGAGAAAAGGCTCAGTATCTTGCTCATCATCTCTTGCAATTGCACAAGAAACAATAAAGCAGAACACGTTGTTCCATAACACCAGTCATCTTCTCGAGCAGCAGTCCTGGAAGTATACGTATGATATGTACTGGTGCTACGACGGTGAATACGAAAAAGAGATATACtaaacttagttggttttgtttGAATCGTGTGATACCTTTACATGTTTGTCTGTTTTGTCTGTTGGTCTCTTCAAAAAGTTTTATGATCCCTTAAAGATATGCAAAAGAGAAAATATGTTAGAAAAAATGTTTaactttgagatcttacaaatagTTATGTCAACGTAAATTACATACATAAATTTTGTAAATTCTGAATTCCTACATAGTTGCACGACAAAGTTCTAAGGTGATTCGCCGTGATCAAAATTCCTCATAAATGTCCATATAATATTGTTGCGGAACAAGGTCTCGAACCAATCCTATATACTATCATATAGGCCCATCTTGTCATGTGCTACTATGGTAGCTCTTGGGTGCTATGCTGACTGACATTTTATACTACTCTATGGAGCTAAAAACTCCTAAAATAATTGCCTGAATGGTCTGTTTCTATGTAGTTTTACTTTTGTGTGCACATAATTTGTGTTTACAAGCCTGAAACGActataaaaattaatcaaaatggGACCATCAAATCTACTACAAGCCTTCTACATTTTGTGCAAAGCTTAAATAAAATCGTGAGACAtgaacatatataagcattatatcaaacatactATTTATAACTTTGTCCATGACATCAAACACTCTCGTTATAACCTTTATTGATGCTGCATTTTCTTGCTtttgctgaatcttcaatcttctactccaattgCAATATACCTCTTGACTCTCAACTACTTTTCGTCGTTatcgttgagtagtcgaactttaatCCATCACgttgcttcaactcgctaatgactctggTATGGGATCAATCGAATTGTGCTTATTTTTATTGGTTCATTCAAatcccctagatgaaggaaaatatCTTTGTTGTTGTGCGCcaatctctcaaatgtctcacatCGCTTAAATTGGTTGGATGTCTACTAGAGTTTTGATGAGCATCGCCTCACCGACTTTTAAGTTATTAAAGTATTTTCTACATAAAATTTGCTTATTGATTTTACTTTTAATTATTTATCGTCtttaagtaggttcgcatcatatCCGCTTTCAATTGTCAttctgttaggaaatgaagcAATAGGCTGTTCTTGGTAGAACTGATTACCATTGGTGAGAATTTAATAATTGTTGTTTTCCACTAGGTTTCTTCGAAagatctttgaacatatgcagcgctcctctactagataaataagagaattgggatattcgatttcgctcattctcttaagagttaagaaggcaaaggttactcgaCTTTACCCACCTTCTCGATGGTTATATACCATGCATTGAattggttactagccttcacccGTTCTTTACTGACACTTTCAAAGCAcacaaagtgtttgcactccttgagtTAGCTAATGTGATTTACCTCATTATCATCAAACTTCTGAAATGTAAAAAATTTTACTTGAAGAGTAAAAATTTACCTCAATTTAGAGGAAGTATCAACTAATTTTGATCACTTTTGGGAttatatcgtcttctccatcatttcTGTCAGCTACTCATTTGAGTAAAAAATGTATAACACTGTATACTGTTTATTTCGTTCCTTGGTCAAGTACTCTTGCATCAACTCGAAATCCCTCACTTTcaactattttgatgagaaacttgttaacACCAGTCTTATAAAGTTTCTTATAAAGTTTCTTGGCCATTACCCTTTGGTCTTGTCTtgatacttagagtttgcctctacatgctccatctCCTCCGCACCTTTTACGATCTAACGCTCTCTGTTCATAAAAGCAAGGGATCGATAACTCCATAAAAGTTTTGCCTCTACAGTACCATAATGTTGTCATGCCCATtaccctactatccgttgcctcgtaTATGcatccttttcttcatgatcagtagatctaCCTTTGCGACACTATGAGACTCATTTGAGTCCATCTTTATTCTAACCGACGCTTGCTTTTGGGTAGCctagtccctctagactcatcgtcgcttcttcGCCTCTTTCGACAATTTATTTTAACACTTCTATATTCTCCGAATAATTTTCCTTGGTCAATGAAAAGATAAACTACAACTTTCATGCATagtctctgccatcatgttgcaggGCTCACGCCGATTCTATTTTCCTTTGTTTCCTCGATAGTAATATTCGCTTACTCGATCTTGTCATATAACTTATTGAGCtcacttaagcgaatatgagtttTGAAATAATCCAAACTCTCCAACCGCTTCGATAAtatctctgtatgatcaagttctCATCCCGAGACTTATTGGCACTTGCACTTAGAATTCTCCTTCGGTGGTATATAACTCTCATATGCTGATAATCAagactttcatccgatgtaaaatttgatacGCGTAAGGAAGGCCTATTCAACTCTATGGAGTTAGATCCCTCCCAAAATAATAGTTTGAATGACTTGTTTCTATGTAGTTTTGCATATGCACGATAACTATATGCATGATAACTATACATAACCTACGTTTATAAATCTGAAACAACCATAAAagttaatcaaaataaaattataaaatctatTGTAAGCCTTTTACATGTTTGATCAGAGACAATACAGTAGTCGGCAAAGGGAACAACGAAACAATGACACGAAATGAAAAAGCACAAATCAAACATGGCAAAAAAAGGCAACAAGAAAAGAATGAACGAGGAAGGACACATTTCAAAGCCTCTTTCTTCCATCTCCTTCGCATGCGCTATGTGTATGGTGGCCCTTTATGGACTCCCCACGTCTCACAGAAAGCCCACCTAAATTCCACCAAATTGTTCTCTGTCCATATTTACAGCAAGTGCGCAACTTGAGCGCCCCACCAAGAATTAGGACATGTCCCTACCGTGAGGAAGAAGAGATTCTACTCGAAATGCCATTGCATTGAATCGAAAACGTAGATCGGACTCCGATCAAGAATATAATAACCCGGAAAAGACGCAAAATCAAAGAAGCTATTTGGTTCATCAGCGATTGCAATCAACGGATCGGAAGAACGGACGCAAAGAGCATAGGGTTTCAGTACTGTGAGACCATTACGTACCCACATCGGCATCAACTGCGTTCGTCTGATGCCCGATGATCTCTGAAATCTACCAAAAACACATCTTACCCTTCCCCTGCAAGCCTCAGTCGAGAGACGAGGTTAGGCTACTTCTGAGTTGTAGAGTGACCCAAGAGGTAGGGATCCATGGCGGCGAGACTCTGAAACCGTAACCCTAGAGAACACCGCGTGTGCTTGTGGTATATAGGGACGGTGGGGGCATCTTTTTGCATATTAGTCCTTACGAAGTTTAAATTTAGCGCATTTGTCCTTGAAGTATAATAACGGTGGcccagcctctctctctctctctctctctatatatatatatatatatattctctctctctctctctcttaagttTATAGCTTCCGTTGCCTTCTCTTCCTTAACGCGACTGTAATCGTATTTTAGggtttctgatgggatccgaaggTAGACGGAAGGTGCCGACCGACTCCATCCCTTTATGTCCCTATGCCTATTCCGTGATTTGGGACATTTTTTGCGGTGAATTGCTGTGTAAAAGTTGGATGTTTCTTCATTTCTTATCGATTGAGGACGCAAGCTTCGATTCTTAGATGCTCGAGGTGAGAGAGGAAGTGACTTTTTTTTGTCTTGAATCGAGGTTGATGCTAGTCTCGGAGCATTGTCGTTGATGCCACGTGTGGAGGGTCATGCGGGTGGAAAGGGGATTGTTGTTGAGATTATGAAAGAGTTTGTAGGGCGAAGAGATTGAACAAAACCTACTGGAAGAAGCCTTTTTACAATGTTTGTGACGTTCACAGAGCACTGCATTttaggttttttatttttatttttattttttattttttggctaATTTTGGAGTTGTCATTTGCTGAAATCATTAGAACGACCTTATGACGGATTGACGAAATTAATTGTGACTATTTCCACAAACTTAGAACTTTCAATTGGCAACCCATGAATTGTATACGATGAACAACTTAGAAAAGCTAGTGGATGATGCAGATTAGGTATCTAGTTAACCTCATCTTAGCGATTCGGTAAAATTGTGGTGATTGTAGTGGAAATGTGAGGACTATCTCATCAGCTTAGATTTAGGTCTTTCGGTAGGTGATAGCTTACGAGTCATTAGCTCATTGTACTTACACTTGTTTGTCATATTGCAAGGATACTTGGTTTGTTGCTGCCCTGAAGCATGTTTTCCTATATGGAGGAAATTGTGAAGAATTATTCGTAGGATAAATTGCAGAAACCTTAAAAGGAAGTCGACAGAGAATTCAAACAAAGTTGTAGTATTACCAATATACATCTTCAAAAGGGCAGGGTTTTTTTCAACTTTACAATGTATGATTTGCACAAATACGCTTCTTGCTATCTAGAGCTCTTGACATTGTCAAGAAGCAGAAACAGAAATTATTAGCGACTTGGCTTGCAACCACTTTTCCTTGGTTCTATTTCCTTGACAACTAAATATTGTTGATGAGCGCTCCACGAGAAGGAGAATTCTACTGTTAAGTAACCGTAAAGACTGTTTAGGTTATAGTGCAACCAAAATTGAGAAGCTGCCTTCAACAGTTGAAGGCAAGTATGTCACTTTTGGTTTCTTAAGAACATGGGGCAAGAACCTTCTCAGATCTAAGGAAGCCATTGCCAAATTCTCAGGTGGTGCTCAATCATCTTCCGATGATGGATGGTTCACTATATTGGCTTCTTTGCTTTCGTATCCTGGCCTCAATTATGCAGGACCACTCTTGAGTTCCTGatgaaatagaaaaaagaaaagattgtAGATGATTAATTTAGGAACTTAGATTCTTCTTGGAAACATTCCTCTTTTTGCCATTAAAGAAATAATTCTATTGTGAAGGATATTATAGTTGCATATCGGACTTGCTCAAATCGCAGATCATGTCACAACTCCTATCTATGACTATGAGGATATTATAGTTGCATACCTGAATGCCTATCTTTAATTGACTATGAAAAGTTATGCACTGGAGTCAAGTAACTATACATTTTTTTGCTATTTCATATGTATTCTCCTTTGTTCTTTTGCATATACTTCTGGACTTCACTAAGCATGGTTCGATCTTGTTAGTCTAGTTTGTTAGGTGCTGTCAGCTAACCTGGACAGAATGAGAAAAGGAGACAATGAATGGAATCCTTACTTGCATGGGAATTTGATTGTAAATATTTGAGGTACGGAAGCAGTTCCTGAGCACAAAATGTTGCATATTTTCTTCCCCTAGTGTTCTCAATCTGTTGAGCTCTGGCAATATGATCGTTCCAAGATCCGGCCGGTCTTTCCGTCTTAGCTCTGCACATTTAAGTGCTAACTTCAATAAACCTAAAGCTTCCTCGACTGGCCAATCTTGGACTGCAGGATCCAGCATATCTGCAAATGTTCCTTTCTCAATTGAACGCTCCACATGATGAGTCAGCCCCATGGGAGGTTTCCCAGTGAGTAGCTGCAACAACAAGACTCCAAAAGAGTATATGTCAGACTTTATGCCTAGCATTCCAGTCTGTTGATATTCTGGATCGATGTAACAGAATGTTCCAGCTGCAGATGTCATATGATACTGGGTGACACTGTCTGCCACAGATGGGGGTACCAGGCGGGCTAGGCCGACATCACTAATTTTGCTCACATAATATTGGTCGAGGAGGATATTTGCAGGCTTAAGGTCTCTATGAACCAATGGCTCTGGCTTAGTTTGATGGAGGAAAAGGAGCCCTGTGCCGATCTCGGCAGCAATGCGGAACCTATGCTGCCAGGGGATGGGTGGTGTATTTCCTCGCCGGTATAAGCGGTCCTCCAAGCTCCCATTTGCCATGTATTCATATACAAGGCAACCGTATTCTGGGCAGGCACCGAGGAGAAGAACCATATTTGGATGCCGAATGCAACTTAGTATTTCAACCTGGGCAACAAAGTTGAAACATGGGAAAGGTTATCAATCGGCAATTCTTCTATAACATGGGTCTAATTCTTGTGATCATTTCAAAGTATTCGTGTTTCTAAATGATTTCAAGATTTCCAACAGTTTGAAATGCAGCTGTGTGTGATAATACTAGATACCTCTTGCTGAAACTGTGATCTCCCTTGGGATGCATCTGGTCGCAGTGCCTTAATGGCAACAGGGGTGTGATCAAGATAGCACCTGTAGACAGGACCATACCCACCTTCCCCAATTTTCCGGTTCTCTGCAAAGTTTTCTGTGGCTGCTTCTATATCCTCAATTGTGTATTTCCTATACCTCAGGTCAGTCTTGGACAAAATACTTGAGGACTTTTTCTTCCCAGGTTCTTGGAGTGCTTGCATCTCTGCATTTATTCTTTTCTGCGCTTCCAGTTCTGCAATTCGTTTGGCCGCTTCAGCTGCCTCCAATGCTGCCTTACATTTTGCTTTCTCCTTATCAGCTAGGATCAAGGCAGCTTCTTCTGCTAGTTGAGCTTCTTCTAGTCTTTGTTGTTCCTCCATCTTCCACCGGTGGAGCTCCATTGCCTGCATCAAAAgaaatcatcacgaaaggaactcaATTTTGGAGGTTTTCATGGAAACATTACCTTCTGTTTAGCCGTGAGTGCTTCTCTGCATGCTGTGCTGTACATATCCATTGTCTGCTTGAGCTCTAACTTCAGCCTATTCATCTCTGCTTTCACTTCTTCCTACATGTTCCAAGGTATGTGTATTTATTATGTGATCAGGCATAAAGCTTCAATATGATTGGAATTGGTAAGTGGCATTTTCTGCTTACCACTGAAGTATTTATACTTCAACTTAGATTCTCTTCATTACTTTGCTAATGGAAAGGAAGTGCACGTACCGACATTTGAGATGAAAAGCTCCCATTGGATCGAGGAGAGAAACCACTCCTAGATGAGTAAGCATCCAATGATGACCTGTGTGGTGATTGCACTGACTCAAAGCTGCAATCAAGGCCATCTGATATGCAGGACAATCTCTGCGGGAAAAGGTGATCAATGCTTGGCTTCCCACTACTAAAAAATGGTTCATCACTGCCTGACATTGTCTCTTCTTTGGATTTTGTGCTCTGGACACGTGTTGCGCTGTTTAATGGTGACCTGTTTTAAGGCAGAAATTTAAAATGATTAGATGAAGTCTAAAAAGTTGCCACTGTCTTTGTCATTTTAGTTTGCATCATCTCTACTCTTACCTGAttgattctttttctttataCAGATTCCGAGTCTCAAATGCAGCATTACCTGGCAAAAGGAAACTTATTAGTTTTCTCCGGTAAAGAAACTAGCAAAAACTTGTCTTCACCAAGCAAGTGACAAGGTAACAATAGTTGATGATGCTCATTACAAAAAAAACCTTTTGtgccttgagaattctggtacaCGACGGGCTCAGGTACAGAACTTGGTTGTTTTAGGATTTGAGATCGTAAAGGAGTAACAACTGGTGCTGATCGGACAGCATTTCTCATAGAAGAGATCTTCCCTTTGGAGATGATATAAACTGTGCAGAAATCAGGCACGCTTTTGCAGATGTTGGTGCTGACGTCTGTGTATCTAAATGATCTGAGAGAAAAAAGCTGGTAAGTATGTCTGGAGAACACAGAGATCCTGTTTGTTATGGTGTGTTGCT
The DNA window shown above is from Musa acuminata AAA Group cultivar baxijiao chromosome BXJ2-4, Cavendish_Baxijiao_AAA, whole genome shotgun sequence and carries:
- the LOC103983162 gene encoding U-box domain-containing protein 52 isoform X3, which encodes MPEGSDRSSFPLIAVAVDKDKSSQNALKWALDNVAVKGQTIFLVHVITKLSAGHQEDVTSAASQLLVPFRCFCKRKNVRCKDIILEDTDLAKAIVDFVSHAGVEKLIVGASKGGFVRSFRYTDVSTNICKSVPDFCTVYIISKGKISSMRNAVRSAPVVTPLRSQILKQPSSVPEPVVYQNSQGTKGNAAFETRNLYKEKESIRSPLNSATRVQSTKSKEETMSGSDEPFFSSGKPSIDHLFPQRLSCISDGLDCSFESVQSPHRSSLDAYSSRSGFSPRSNGSFSSQMSEEVKAEMNRLKLELKQTMDMYSTACREALTAKQKAMELHRWKMEEQQRLEEAQLAEEAALILADKEKAKCKAALEAAEAAKRIAELEAQKRINAEMQALQEPGKKKSSSILSKTDLRYRKYTIEDIEAATENFAENRKIGEGGYGPVYRCYLDHTPVAIKALRPDASQGRSQFQQEVEILSCIRHPNMVLLLGACPEYGCLVYEYMANGSLEDRLYRRGNTPPIPWQHRFRIAAEIGTGLLFLHQTKPEPLVHRDLKPANILLDQYYVSKISDVGLARLVPPSVADSVTQYHMTSAAGTFCYIDPEYQQTGMLGIKSDIYSFGVLLLQLLTGKPPMGLTHHVERSIEKGTFADMLDPAVQDWPVEEALGLLKLALKCAELRRKDRPDLGTIILPELNRLRTLGEENMQHFVLRNCFRTSNIYNQIPMQELKSGPA
- the LOC103983162 gene encoding U-box domain-containing protein 52 isoform X2, with the protein product MPEGSDRSSFPLIAVAVDKDKSSQNALKWALDNVAVKGQTIFLVHVITKLSGHQEDVTSAASQLLVPFRCFCKRKNVRCKDIILEDTDLAKAIVDFVSHAGVEKLIVGASKGGFVRSFRYTDVSTNICKSVPDFCTVYIISKGKISSMRNAVRSAPVVTPLRSQILKQPSSVPEPVVYQNSQGTKGNAAFETRNLYKEKESIRSPLNSATRVQSTKSKEETMSGSDEPFFSSGKPSIDHLFPQRLSCISDGLDCSFESVQSPHRSSLDAYSSRSGFSPRSNGSFSSQMSEEVKAEMNRLKLELKQTMDMYSTACREALTAKQKAMELHRWKMEEQQRLEEAQLAEEAALILADKEKAKCKAALEAAEAAKRIAELEAQKRINAEMQALQEPGKKKSSSILSKTDLRYRKYTIEDIEAATENFAENRKIGEGGYGPVYRCYLDHTPVAIKALRPDASQGRSQFQQEVEILSCIRHPNMVLLLGACPEYGCLVYEYMANGSLEDRLYRRGNTPPIPWQHRFRIAAEIGTGLLFLHQTKPEPLVHRDLKPANILLDQYYVSKISDVGLARLVPPSVADSVTQYHMTSAAGTFCYIDPEYQQTGMLGIKSDIYSFGVLLLQLLTGKPPMGLTHHVERSIEKGTFADMLDPAVQDWPVEEALGLLKLALKCAELRRKDRPDLGTIILPELNRLRTLGEENMQHFVLRNCFRTSNIYNQIPMQVRIPFIVSFSHSVQVS
- the LOC103983162 gene encoding U-box domain-containing protein 52 isoform X1, whose translation is MPEGSDRSSFPLIAVAVDKDKSSQNALKWALDNVAVKGQTIFLVHVITKLSAGHQEDVTSAASQLLVPFRCFCKRKNVRCKDIILEDTDLAKAIVDFVSHAGVEKLIVGASKGGFVRSFRYTDVSTNICKSVPDFCTVYIISKGKISSMRNAVRSAPVVTPLRSQILKQPSSVPEPVVYQNSQGTKGNAAFETRNLYKEKESIRSPLNSATRVQSTKSKEETMSGSDEPFFSSGKPSIDHLFPQRLSCISDGLDCSFESVQSPHRSSLDAYSSRSGFSPRSNGSFSSQMSEEVKAEMNRLKLELKQTMDMYSTACREALTAKQKAMELHRWKMEEQQRLEEAQLAEEAALILADKEKAKCKAALEAAEAAKRIAELEAQKRINAEMQALQEPGKKKSSSILSKTDLRYRKYTIEDIEAATENFAENRKIGEGGYGPVYRCYLDHTPVAIKALRPDASQGRSQFQQEVEILSCIRHPNMVLLLGACPEYGCLVYEYMANGSLEDRLYRRGNTPPIPWQHRFRIAAEIGTGLLFLHQTKPEPLVHRDLKPANILLDQYYVSKISDVGLARLVPPSVADSVTQYHMTSAAGTFCYIDPEYQQTGMLGIKSDIYSFGVLLLQLLTGKPPMGLTHHVERSIEKGTFADMLDPAVQDWPVEEALGLLKLALKCAELRRKDRPDLGTIILPELNRLRTLGEENMQHFVLRNCFRTSNIYNQIPMQVRIPFIVSFSHSVQVS